The Faecalibacterium sp. I3-3-89 sequence AGCAGGCAGATAAAAACGCAAAGATATGGAAAGACCGTTTTGAAAAACTGAACAAAGACTATGAGGAGCTGAAACAGAAAGCCCAGCCTTTCCTGGATGCGATTGAGATTGCATCTGAAAAGGTCTGGGCTTTTATCAATGCCATCCTCGCCAGGGGAAAGGAACTGTATGAACACAAACACCCTGCCCGCAATCGTGGACAGGACATGGAAATTTAAGAAAGGAACTATTTGCCTATGAAGAAAACCGTAGAGGAAATTAACAAGATGATTATGGAAGATGCCCCGATGGAAGAAATCAACGATGCCATCGGCTATATTGATATTTGCTCCTGCTTCGATCCGATTTTTGAGCCGCCTATTGATTTTCTGGAAGAATGCCGCAAGCGTTGGGAAGCGGCACAGTCCTCTTTCTGCAAAACCATTGAGTGCAAGATCGGAAACACATGGTATGTGATTGAAACGGAGTGTGACGGAAATGAGCCACTTACCGACAAGGTAAAACGGCTCATTTTTTCTGACAAGGGGGTGATTTGTTAATGACTGCGACACAAAAGCATGATATAATTCCAATATGCACAACGGTACTGTCGGCTGACCAACCACCGAAGGAGGATATTATGTTGGATCAGCAGAAAATTACCATTCTCTATTGCCGTCTGAGCAACGAGGATGCCCAGGAAGGCGAGAGTAACAGTATCGCAAATCAGAGAGAGTATTTAACCCGATATGCCCGTGACCACGGATATACAAACCTGAAAATTCTGGTGGATGACGGTTATACGGGGACGAACTTCAATCGTCCCGGTGTGCAGGAAGGCTTTGAGCTTGTCAAGCAGGGGCTTGTGGGCTGCTGGCTGGTCAAAGACCTCAGCCGCTTTGGTCGTGACTATCTGACTGTTGGACAATATACGGATATTATCTTTCCGAGTTATGATGTCCGCTTTATCGCTATAAATGATGGCGTAGACAGCAACCGGGGAGACAGCGAGGGCTTCGCCGCAATCCGTAATCTGTTCAACGAGTGGTATCCCCGTGATACCAGCAAGAAAGTCCGTGTCAGTTTGCGGCAGAGAGGAACCAGTGGGAAGCACATGGGCAAACCGCCCTACGGATACCGCTGTGACCCGGAGGACAAGGATCACTGGATTCTGGATGAAGAAGCGGCTCCGGTAGTCAAGCTCATCTTCGACCTTTGCATTGACGGCAAAGGCCCGGAGCAGATTGCAAGGATTCTGGAAGAAAAGCAGATTCTGACTGCAAAGGCACTCTATGCCAAGCGAAAGAAAAAGCCGATGCCGGAAAGACCGTACCACTGGGGCAACCAGTCCATTGTAGGGATTTTGGAACGGCAGGAGTACACAGGCTGTACCTGCAACTTCAAGACTTATTCCAAGTCCTACAAGCTGAAAAAGCGGATTCCCAATGAGCCGGAGAATATGTTTTATCTGCCGGACACACAGGAAGCGATTGTATCTCAGGCACAGTTTGACAGGGTGCAGGAACTGAGGAAAAACAAACGCCGCCCTGCAAAAGCGGAACGGCAGGGATTGTTCTCCGGGCTTCTGTTTTGTGCCGATTGCGGCGGCAAGCTCCACTTTGCCACAAGCAAAAACTTTGAGGGCAAGCAGGATCACTACGTCTGCAACAACTACAAGAGCAACCGTGGTACTTGTACTGCCCACTATATCCGGGAAGATGTGCTTCGTGAAATCGTTCTGGAACGCATCCGGGCAGTCAATGAGTATATCCGAAGCGATGTGGACGGTTTTCAGGAGGAATGGCTGCAATGCCGCAGGACTGACCAGGAGCGCAGCATCCGGGATGACAAAAAGAAGCTGGAACAGGCAAAGAAACGCCTTGCCGATCTGGATGTCATCATCGCCCGGCTGTACGAGGACTATGTTCTTGGAAATCTCAATCAGGACAGATACAGAAAGATGTCTGCGGACTATGAAGCGGAGCAGGAACGGTTAAAGCTCGAAATTGAAGTTATCGAAGAATGGGTGGAACAGCGGGAAGAAATGAACGACGGTCTGGATGCCTTTATCGCCCTGACACAGAAATATGTGGATGTGGAGGAGCTGACACAGACCATCGTGAACGAGTATATCAAGAAAATCATCGTCTATGCCCCGGACAAATCCAGCGGCAAGCGCAAGCAGAAAGTGAAGATTTTCTTCAACTTCGTGGACGATGTAGATATTCCCGTTATTTCCGAGCCTATCATCACGCAAACAACCTATGAACACAGAAAAACGGCGTGACCTTCGGGTCACACCGTTCTCTGCGACAAAATAGTTACTTGTCACTATTAAGCCTTTGGCTGAGGGGATTTTTATTTACCAATCGTTATTTCAGGAGATTGCCGTCCGTAAAGTAATCGATCTTCATGGACTTGCGCACCTCAGCGAGGGTGGCGGCGGCGGTCTTTTCGGCCACAGCGCTGCCCTCCTTCAGAATTTCGACCACCTCGGGCAGGCGCTGCTCCCACTCTTTGCGGCGGGTACGGATCGGCTCCAGCTCGGCCTGCATGACGGCGTTCAGGAACTTTTTCACCTTCACATCGCCCAGACCGCCGCGCTGATAGTGTGCCTTCAGCTCGTCGAGGTTCTGGTACTCGGGCAGGAACTCCGCAAAATGCTCCGGGCGGCTGAATGCGTCCAGATAGATGAAGACGGGGTTGCCCTCCACCTTGCCGGGATCCTGCACCCGCAGGTGGTTCGGGTCGGTGTACATGGACATGATCTTCTTCTTGATGTCCTCCGGCTCATCGGAGAGGTAGATGCAGTTGCCGAGGCTCTTGCTCATCTTGGCCTTGCCGTCGGTGCCGGGCAGGCGCAGGCAGGCGGCGTTCTGGGGCAGGACGATCTCCGGCTCCACCAGCGTCTCGCCGTAGACCGAGTTGAACTTGCGGACGATCTCGCAGCACTGCTCGATCATGGGGCGCTGATCCTCGCCGGCGGGGACAGTGGTCGCCTTGAAGGCGGTGATGTCGGCGGCCTGACTGATGGGGTAGGTGAAGAAGCCCACCGGGATGCTGGACTCAAAATTCTTCTGCTGGATCTCGGCCTTGACGGTCGGGTTGCGCTGCAGGCGGGAAACGGTGACGAGGTTCATATAATAGAAGCTCAGCTCGGTCAGCTGGGGCACCATCGACTGGATGAAGATGTGTGCCTTGGCCGGGTCGATGCCCACAGCCAGATAGTCCAGCGCCACCTGCAGCACGTTCTGGCGCACCTTCTCCGGGTTATCGGCATTGTCCGTCAGAGCCTGCGCGTCGGCGATCATGATAAAGATCTCGTCGAACTTACCGGAGTTCTGCAGCCGGACACGCTCCTTCAGAGAGCCGACATAGTGGCCGACATGGAGACGGCCCGTTGGGCGGTCGCCCGTCAGAATGATCTGTTTCATACGTTTCTCCTTTTTCATCAGGCTTATCTTTTCTCGGTTTTCCAAAGGCTCTCCCATCCGGAGAGCTGGACGCCGCAGGCGGCCTGAGCAGTTCGTTTTTTATAAGTATATCCCCCGCCGCATTTTCTGTCAACAAAAGCCGCGCCGGAACAGGAAAAAGAAAAAAGCGATGGAAAATTTCCATCGCTTTGCTGGCGCCTCTTGCCTGACTCGAACAGGCGACACCCTGATTAACAGTCAGGTGCTCTAACCGACTGAGCTAAAGAGGCATCTATATAAAACGGCATACAGCCGTTTTATTACTAAAAATGGTGACCCGTACCGGAATCGAACCGATGTTAAAGGCGTGAGAGGCCTCTGTCTTAACCGCTTGACCAACGGGCCATACTACCATTTGCATCGGGTGTTGTTCCCGACTTGATTATTTTAGCACAGTCTCCCCGCTTTGTCAACAGGTATTTTCAATTTTTTCGGCAATTTCTTCAAAAATCAGAACAGATGCCGCACGCCGCCCCTGACAGCTCCCAGAAGGACGCTCAGGTAGAGGCCCATGACGCTCTCCACCTCGCCCATCTCCATGCTCTGGCGCTGGGGCAGGTCGGCCAGCGCGCCCCGGTAGAGGCAGCGCAGCTGAGGCAGCTCGGCGTAATCGCTGGGGTGCATAAGGGTGCTGGGCTTGGGCAGGTCCAGCGCGCCGCTCTTCTGGAGCACCTCGCTGACGAACTGGGAGCAGAAATAATGCCGGCGGCGCTGCCAGCGGATATGCATCCAGCAGAGCAGCAGGCCCAGCGAATTAAAGCGGTACAGCTCGCCGTGGTGCATCATGTGCTGGGTGCGGCGCTTGGCCCGGATGTAGGCCTCGTCGGTCACTTCCAGCGCATAGAGGGCGCAGGGGATGTTCTCCCGCATGAGGAACACGCCCCGGTTCAGGTACTCCCGGCTGGGGCCTGCGGGGAACATGGTGTAGCCGTTCTTCCGGGTAGAGCTGTAGAGGGTGCTCAGATCCTCGTCGAAGGCGAGAGAGATGTGGGTGTACTGCGCCCCGGTAAGGCGGTACACGAGGTTCGAGAGCAGGGTCCCGGAGCGGGTGAGAAATATGTAAAGCGTCTTCATCGTTGTTGTTTCTCCATGCTGGCGGCTCATGGCCGTGAGTCAAGTCTGTTCAGTATACCATAGGCTGCGTCTTTTTTCCAGATGCATCGCAGAATATACACAATATTTGTGTCTCTATTTATAATACGGCCTTCCGCCGCCAAAAATTGCACCGCACTGCCCTCTCGTTTCCCGCCCTTGTATCCCAAATCGACAAAATTTTATCAAAGATTTGTTTTGGGCCGGTTTTCTTTAATTTGTGCGGCCAAACGGGGCCGGATTTTTTACGAAACCGCCTCAAATGGAAAAGATTCTTAATAAGATTTGTTGCTTTTACCCGAAGAAAATCACTCTGCCGGTTGATTTCAGACCTAATTTATGTATAATGGTATACAGGAGAATACGCATCTGTATTTCTTTCATCGTCCCGCTGCGGTGCTCTTTTGGCTGAGGGCGGCTTGCCGCAGGCGCGCGGGGCAATGACCTGAACGAAAGAAGAGGTATAAGTATCATGGCAAAGTTAGATCTGAGCAAGTATGGTATCACCGGCACGACCGAGATCGTGTACAACCCCTCTTATGAGCAGCTGTTCAACGAGGAGACCAAGCCCGAGCTGGAAGGCTACGAGAAGGGTCAGGTCAGCGAGCTGGGCGCTGTCAACGTCATGACCGGCATCTACACCGGCCGCTCCCCCAAGGATAAGTTCATCGTCATGGACGAGAACTCCAAGGACACCGTGTGGTGGACTTCCGACGAGTACAAGAACGACAACCACCCCGCTTCTCAGGAAGCATGGGAGGCCGTGAAGGAGATCGCCAAGAAGGAGCTTTCCAACAAGCGCCTGTACGTCGTCGATGCTTTCTGCGGTGCCAACAAGGACACCCGCATGGCCGTCCGCTTCATCATGGAAGTGGCCTGGCAGGCACATTTCGTCACCAATATGTTCATCAAGCCCACCGCTGAGGAGCTGGCAAACTTCGAGCCTGATTTCGTGGTCTACAACGCTTCCAAGGCCAAGGTCGAGAACTACAAGGAGCTGGGCCTGAACTCTGAGACTGCTGTCCTGTTCAACATCACCAGCAAGGAGCAGGTCATCGTCAACACCTGGTACGGCGGCGAGATGAAGAAGGGTATGTTCTCCATGATGAACTACTTCCTGCCGCTGAAGGGCATCGCTTCCATGCACTGCTCTGCCAACACCGATATGGAGGGCAAGAACACTGCCATCTTCTTCGGTCTGTCCGGCACCGGCAAGACCACCCTGTCCACCGACCCCAAGCGCCTGCTCATCGGTGATGACGAGCACGGCTGGGACGACAACGGCGTCTTCAACTTCGAGGGCGGCTGCTACGCAAAGGTCATCAATCTGGACAAGGACTCCGAGCCTGACATCTACAACGCCATCAAGCGCAACGCTCTGCTGGAGAACGTCACTCTGGACGCCGAGGGCCACATCGATTTCGCCGATAAGAGCGTGACCGAGAACACCCGCGTCTCCTACCCCATCGACCATATCCAGAACATCGTGCGCCCCATCTCTTCTGCTCCCGCTGCCAAGAACGTCATCTTCCTGTCTGCGGATGCATTCGGCGTCCTGCCCCCGGTCTCCATCCTGACCCCGGAGCAGACCCAGTACTACTTCCTGTCCGGCTTTACCGCAAAGCTGGCCGGCACCGAGCGCGGCATCACCGAGCCTACCCCCACCTTCTCTGCCTGCTTCGGTCAGGCCTTCCTCGAGCTGCACCCCACCAAGTACGCTGAGGAGCTGGTCAAGAAGATGCAGAAGAGCGGCGCCAAGGCTTATCTGGTCAACACCGGCTGGAACGGCACCGGCAAGCGCATCTCCATCAAGGATACCCGCGGCATCATCGACGCCATCCTGAGCGGTGCCATCAACGAGGCTCCCACCAAGAAGATCCCCTACTTCGACTTTGAGGTCCCCACCGCTCTGCCCGGTGTTGACCCCGCCATCCTCGACCCCCGCGACACCTATGCAGATGCCGCTCAGTGGGAAGAGAAGGCCAAGGATCTGGCTGGCCGCTTCATCAAGAACTTCGCAAAGTACGAGGGCAACGAGCACGGCAAGGCTCTGGTCTCTGCCGGCCCCCAGCTGTAAGCTGACAGCGCCTCTTACATAAGGCCATAAAATCAAAACCCATCCGGTTTCCCGCAAAAAGGAAGTCGGATGGGTTTTTCTTGTAATTCATCTCGTTTTATGGTACTCTAATGCGATGTGAATGATCTCACGGGATGTCTTTCGGGACAGACCTCGAGCGAAACATTATTCCAAAAGCAAAAAAGATTGACCGCCTCTGTTCCCCAACGGATCGGTCAATCTTTTTTAACTAGATGCCGGTAAGGAGCTGACCATTTTGCAGGCAGTGCCTTTTCCTTATTTTTAGTATAGTGGCATCTCCCCTTTTTGTCAAGCATCTCTCTTCTCCAAAAAATGACCGATCCTATTTTTTTTTTGCAAAAATCTGTTATACTGAACCCAGCTTCTGCCCTGCGGCAGGAAGCATAGAGGGGGATATTGCATATGAAAAAAGCAACGGTCAACGACTACTTCCGACATCACTGGATGAAGCTCATGCTCTTCGCGCTCTTTACGGCGGCGGTATCCTTTTTCGCGCCGCTGAAAAACTTCCAGCTCAAGTGGCTCATCGATTCTAGAAGCAAGCAGGAGGCGCTGGGCTATATGGGGCTGGTGTTCCTCATCACCTTCACCAGCTGGTTTTTCGAACGGCTGAGCCGCCGCTCCTTTACAAAACTCGCCTGCGGCGCAGTGGAGCAGGTACGGGGGCAGGTCATGGAGCGGGTGCTGCGCCGCCCGGTGTCCCAATATCAGCGGGAGGGCGATGCAGCCTATCTCTCCCTGCTGACCACCGACCTGCGCACTCTCTACGACGACTATTATATGTCCCTCTTCAACATCGCGTTCTGGGGCGGCATCATGCTCTGTGCGCTGGGGATGTATCTTTACATCAGCCCGGTGATGCTGGCGGCCATCCTGCTTGTGACCGTGCCGCCGCTGGTCCTGCCCCGGAAGATGAATGAACAGCTCAAAGCCTCCCGAGACGCTTTTTCGCTCCAGATGGCGGGCTACACCCAGCAGCTCAAGGAGCTTCTGGGCGGGTTCGAGGTCATCCGGGGCTTTCTGCGGGAGGACGCCTATACCGCCCGCCACCGGGATGCTGCCCGGCAGGCCCGCGACAGCGAGCAGGCCTACCAGCAGAGCCTCAACGCCATGGTGGTCAACACCTCTCTCATCAGCAACCTCATCTTCCCCATCGTCATGCTGGTGGGCCTTTTTCTCGCTTTCGACGGGCGGCTGACGATGGGCACCGTCTCCACCGCCGCCAGCATGGCGAACTTCGTCATCACGCCCTGTAATCAAATCGCCCAGTGCTGGGCCAAGGTCAGATCCTCGAAGGGCATTCGTCAGCGGCTGGAAGCAGCCATGTCCGGCCCGGAAAAAGTTTCTGCGGGCCGGGCCATCGGTAAACTCGAGCACATCGAGTGCAAGGACACCGGCTTTGCCTACCCCGGAGCCGCTGCACCGGTGCTGCGCGGCGTCCGGCTGACGGTCTCCGGGCAGGAAAAGGCCGTCCTCGTGGGCGAAAGCGGCTGCGGCAAGTCTACACTGGCAAAGCTGCTGTTCCAGTACTACCCAGACTATACCGGCAGCATCCTCTTCAACGGCCAGCAGCTGCGGGACATCGACCGTCAGAGCCTCTACCAGCGGGTAGGCTACATTGCCCAGACAACCTATCTCTTCAATGACACCCTCCGCAGCAACATCTGCCTCGGCGCGGACTTCCCCGAGGCTCAGCTTTCCCACGCCATCGGGACGGCGGGCCTCACCGACTGGGTGAGCACCCTGCCCGACGGCCTCGACACCCTCATCAGCGAGAACGGCAAGAATCTCTCCGGCGGGCAGCGCCAGCGCATCGGCATTGCACGGCTGGCGCTTCGCCGGTACGACCTCATCATCGCCGACGAGATCACCGCCAGCCTCGACCCCGACACCAGCGGACAGGTCATGGAAAATCTGCTCGCTCTCCCCTGCATGGTGGTGGCCATCACCCACGACGTATCGGGGGCGTTCATGAAGCAGTTTGACAAGGTATACCGGGTGGAGCACGGAAGCGTCACACAAGCATAAAAAGGAGGGCCTGTGCCGGGTTTCAGCACAGGCCCTCCTCTTGTTTTATTGGTTATTTTGCCGCGTCGAACTCGGCGAGGATGTCGGCCTCCGGGGCCGGGGTCACAAGGCTGACCACCACGCAGACAGCCAGCGAGACGAGGAAGGCGGGCAGCAGCTCATAGATGCCAAAGACGCCGCCCAGCGGGCTGACGAGGTACTTCCAGACGAAGACCATCAGGCCGCCGGAAAGCATACCGGCCAGCGCGCCCTGCCAGTTGCAGCGCTTCCAGAACAGAGCACAGAGGACGACCGCGCCGAAGGCGCCGCCGAAGCCGGCCCACGCGAAGCTGACGATGCCGAAGACGCTGGAGTTGGGGTCGCGGGCCAGCACCACGCCCACCACGCTGACGCAGACGATGGTCAGGCGGGCGGCGAAGAGGCTCTGCTTCTCGCTCAGCTTGAGGTGGGCGAACTCCTGCAGGATGTTCTGGGATACGCTGGACGCAGCGGCCAGCATCTGGCTGTCCGCCGTGGACATGGTGGCCGCAAGGATGCCTGCAAGAATGAGTCCGGCCAGAATGGCCGCCAGTACGCCGTGCTGGCTGATGAGGCTGGCGACGCGGACGATGAGGGTCTCACTGGTGGAGCCGCTGAGGAATTCCAGCGCACCGGCCTTGGTCATGCCGAGGCCCACCATGCCGATGAGGATGGATGCTGCCATGGCGATGACCACCCAGACGGTCGCAATGCGGCGGCTGAGCACCAGTTTCTTCTCGTCCTCGATGGCCATGAAGCGGAGCAGGATATGGGGCATTCCAAAGTAGCCGAGGCCCCACGCCATCGTGGAGACGATGTCCAGCAGGCTGTAGGACGTCGCCCCGCCGGTCACGGCGTCGTGACTGGCGGTCATGGTCAGGTAGCCGGAAAGGCTCTGGGCGTTCTCCACCACAGCGCCCCAGCCTCCGGCCACGACGATGCCATAGCCCAGAACCGCCACGAGGGCCAGCGACATGACCACCGACTGGATGAGGTCGGTGGTGGTGACGGCCCGGAAGCCGCCCAGAATGGTATAGCCCACGATGACGAGGGCCGACACCAGCATGGCGGCCAT is a genomic window containing:
- the pckA gene encoding phosphoenolpyruvate carboxykinase (ATP) → MAKLDLSKYGITGTTEIVYNPSYEQLFNEETKPELEGYEKGQVSELGAVNVMTGIYTGRSPKDKFIVMDENSKDTVWWTSDEYKNDNHPASQEAWEAVKEIAKKELSNKRLYVVDAFCGANKDTRMAVRFIMEVAWQAHFVTNMFIKPTAEELANFEPDFVVYNASKAKVENYKELGLNSETAVLFNITSKEQVIVNTWYGGEMKKGMFSMMNYFLPLKGIASMHCSANTDMEGKNTAIFFGLSGTGKTTLSTDPKRLLIGDDEHGWDDNGVFNFEGGCYAKVINLDKDSEPDIYNAIKRNALLENVTLDAEGHIDFADKSVTENTRVSYPIDHIQNIVRPISSAPAAKNVIFLSADAFGVLPPVSILTPEQTQYYFLSGFTAKLAGTERGITEPTPTFSACFGQAFLELHPTKYAEELVKKMQKSGAKAYLVNTGWNGTGKRISIKDTRGIIDAILSGAINEAPTKKIPYFDFEVPTALPGVDPAILDPRDTYADAAQWEEKAKDLAGRFIKNFAKYEGNEHGKALVSAGPQL
- a CDS encoding sodium/proline symporter, giving the protein MSEICIIVTIIVYLAAMLLVGFAYSKTNNDSTDFYLGGRKMGPLVTAMSAEASDMSSWLLMGMPGLAYLSGIASPGWTAIGLALGTWLNWLIVARRLRRYSANLDAITVPQFLSLRFHDQRNLLNALGAVIIIVFFVPYTASGFAACGKLFHSLFGVDYMAAMLVSALVIVGYTILGGFRAVTTTDLIQSVVMSLALVAVLGYGIVVAGGWGAVVENAQSLSGYLTMTASHDAVTGGATSYSLLDIVSTMAWGLGYFGMPHILLRFMAIEDEKKLVLSRRIATVWVVIAMAASILIGMVGLGMTKAGALEFLSGSTSETLIVRVASLISQHGVLAAILAGLILAGILAATMSTADSQMLAAASSVSQNILQEFAHLKLSEKQSLFAARLTIVCVSVVGVVLARDPNSSVFGIVSFAWAGFGGAFGAVVLCALFWKRCNWQGALAGMLSGGLMVFVWKYLVSPLGGVFGIYELLPAFLVSLAVCVVVSLVTPAPEADILAEFDAAK
- a CDS encoding ABC transporter ATP-binding protein, whose product is MKKATVNDYFRHHWMKLMLFALFTAAVSFFAPLKNFQLKWLIDSRSKQEALGYMGLVFLITFTSWFFERLSRRSFTKLACGAVEQVRGQVMERVLRRPVSQYQREGDAAYLSLLTTDLRTLYDDYYMSLFNIAFWGGIMLCALGMYLYISPVMLAAILLVTVPPLVLPRKMNEQLKASRDAFSLQMAGYTQQLKELLGGFEVIRGFLREDAYTARHRDAARQARDSEQAYQQSLNAMVVNTSLISNLIFPIVMLVGLFLAFDGRLTMGTVSTAASMANFVITPCNQIAQCWAKVRSSKGIRQRLEAAMSGPEKVSAGRAIGKLEHIECKDTGFAYPGAAAPVLRGVRLTVSGQEKAVLVGESGCGKSTLAKLLFQYYPDYTGSILFNGQQLRDIDRQSLYQRVGYIAQTTYLFNDTLRSNICLGADFPEAQLSHAIGTAGLTDWVSTLPDGLDTLISENGKNLSGGQRQRIGIARLALRRYDLIIADEITASLDPDTSGQVMENLLALPCMVVAITHDVSGAFMKQFDKVYRVEHGSVTQA
- the trpS gene encoding tryptophan--tRNA ligase; translation: MKQIILTGDRPTGRLHVGHYVGSLKERVRLQNSGKFDEIFIMIADAQALTDNADNPEKVRQNVLQVALDYLAVGIDPAKAHIFIQSMVPQLTELSFYYMNLVTVSRLQRNPTVKAEIQQKNFESSIPVGFFTYPISQAADITAFKATTVPAGEDQRPMIEQCCEIVRKFNSVYGETLVEPEIVLPQNAACLRLPGTDGKAKMSKSLGNCIYLSDEPEDIKKKIMSMYTDPNHLRVQDPGKVEGNPVFIYLDAFSRPEHFAEFLPEYQNLDELKAHYQRGGLGDVKVKKFLNAVMQAELEPIRTRRKEWEQRLPEVVEILKEGSAVAEKTAAATLAEVRKSMKIDYFTDGNLLK
- a CDS encoding recombinase family protein, with product MTATQKHDIIPICTTVLSADQPPKEDIMLDQQKITILYCRLSNEDAQEGESNSIANQREYLTRYARDHGYTNLKILVDDGYTGTNFNRPGVQEGFELVKQGLVGCWLVKDLSRFGRDYLTVGQYTDIIFPSYDVRFIAINDGVDSNRGDSEGFAAIRNLFNEWYPRDTSKKVRVSLRQRGTSGKHMGKPPYGYRCDPEDKDHWILDEEAAPVVKLIFDLCIDGKGPEQIARILEEKQILTAKALYAKRKKKPMPERPYHWGNQSIVGILERQEYTGCTCNFKTYSKSYKLKKRIPNEPENMFYLPDTQEAIVSQAQFDRVQELRKNKRRPAKAERQGLFSGLLFCADCGGKLHFATSKNFEGKQDHYVCNNYKSNRGTCTAHYIREDVLREIVLERIRAVNEYIRSDVDGFQEEWLQCRRTDQERSIRDDKKKLEQAKKRLADLDVIIARLYEDYVLGNLNQDRYRKMSADYEAEQERLKLEIEVIEEWVEQREEMNDGLDAFIALTQKYVDVEELTQTIVNEYIKKIIVYAPDKSSGKRKQKVKIFFNFVDDVDIPVISEPIITQTTYEHRKTA